In one Melospiza melodia melodia isolate bMelMel2 chromosome 5, bMelMel2.pri, whole genome shotgun sequence genomic region, the following are encoded:
- the ASIC5 gene encoding acid-sensing ion channel 5, which translates to MDQLRRFIQWDAKGILEKIRLCLIKKLLPDWEDRRKYHEEFASSTSFHGVHNIVHRRSRARRALWLLVVAGCLATAAWQICSRLSYYLSWPTTTAVVVQYVEKVKFPAVTFCNLNRFQAHAVSNLKVIFLIWNTVSAILQKFAMEDKYSQELNDFLLGNQNFSIKDFTRQNGFYLNSSTLLECDFFGKPCYPQDFEHVFTEYGNCFTFNHNDLSARRVSLSGRGLHLLFDVQQDKFTDEPTLGYTDAGITFVVHSPQELPRFDGLGLLTPVGTHAQVAIRQLKSIIQEYPWGECKPDIKLQYHKIYSTNGCLLECKARYIQDWCGCLPFILPGNGTECDLLKFYKCVYPAVYNIEIKGLCTVGTHNSTCPAPCEETDYPTTVTYSNFGGEKAIKYFSTKLKKSPEYIRQNLVRIEIKYHDLSYKITQQQKALTISELLADVGGQLGLFCGASMITIIELLEYVFTNFCWMCIFLLLKAPEMPQWNNPSQNQPTQKGKKRRIQEC; encoded by the exons ATGGACCAGCTCAGGAGATTCATTCAATGGGATGCCAAAG GAATACTGGAGAAGATACGATTGTGTTTGATAAAGAAACTGCTGCCAGACTGGGAAGACAGAAGGAAGTACCACGAGGAGTTTGCCTCATCCACCTCGTTCCATGGCGTGCACAACATTGTGCACAGGCGGAGCAGGGCCCGCCGGGCGCTGTGGCTGCTGGTGGTGGCGGGCTGCCTCGCCACTGCGGCCTGGCAGATCTGCAGCCGCCTCAGCTACTACCTCAGCTGGCCAACCACCACCGCCGTGGTGGTGCAGTACGTGGAAAAAGTCAAATTCCCCGCCGTGACCTTCTGCAACTTGAACAG GTTTCAAGCTCATGCTGTGAGCAAcctgaaagtaatttttttaatttggaacACTGTATCTGCAATTCTCCAAAAATTTGCTATGGAAGACAAATATTCCCAGGAGTTAAATGATTTCCTTCTTGGGAACCAGAACTTCAGCATCAAAGACTTTACAAGGCAAAATGGGTTTTATCTGAACAGCAGCACATTGCTTGAATGTGATTTTTTTGGAAAGCCATGTTACCCACAG GATTTTGAACATGTGTTTACTGAATATGGAAACTGCTTTACTTTTAATCACAATGATCTTTCAGCAAGAAGAGTGAGTTTGTCTGGAAGAGGCTTACATTTGCTTTTTGATGTCCAGCAG GACAAATTCACCGATGAGCCTACCCTTGGTTATACTGACGCTGGAATAACTTTTGTTGTGCACTCACCCCAAGAGCTGCCGCGCTTTGATGGGTTGGGTTTGCTGACGCCCGTGGGCACGCACGCCCAGGTCGCAATCCGCCAGCTGAAG TCAATTATCCAAGAATACCCATGGGGAGAGTGCAAGCCTGATATAAAGCTTCAGTACCACAAGATTTATAGTACTAATGGATGTTTGCTGGAATGCAAAGCCCGCTACATACAGGACTGGTGTGGCTGTTTGCCTTTCATTCTTCCAG gaaATGGAACAGAATGTGACTTGCTGAAGTTTTACAAATGCGTTTATCCAGCAGTCT ATAATATAGAGATAAAAGGATTATGTACAGTAGGAACACACAATTCCACTTGTCCTGCCCCATGTGAAGAAACAGATTATCCTACCACTGTCACCTATTCAAACTTTGGAGGAGAAAAAgccataaaatatttttctacaaaacTGAAGAAAAGCCCAGAATACATCAG GCAAAACCTTGTGCGTATTGAGATTAAATATCATGATCTGAGCTACAAAATAACACAGCAGCAGAAGGCTTTGACCATCTCTGAGTTGCTTG CTGATGTAGGTGGCCAGCTTGGATTGTTTTGTGGTGCCAGTATGATTACAATCATAGAACTGCTAGAGTATGTTTTTACTAACTTCTGTTGGATGTGCATCTTTCTTCTTTTGAAAGCCCCTGAAATGCCTCAATGGAACAATCCATCCCAGAACCAACCAAcgcaaaagggaaaaaagaggagaATACAAGAATGTTAA